Within Kutzneria chonburiensis, the genomic segment CCCCGTGCGGCGGCGGTCCGAGTGTGACGCCGACCGCTGTCGGCTGGCTGGTGCTCGATACGTGCGATGAGACGGTCCACGAAGTCCTGTTCCAGTTCGAGCTGGGCCCGGCGGTACTCGTCGACGAGCGGGTGGCTCGGTGCGGCCCTGACCGTACTGATCTCGGCCGCCAGCGCGGCGCACCGCGCCCGAAGCAGTGTGGCCGCTTCGGCCGGCGGGAGCACGGGCAGCAGTCGCAGGCCGGTGGGGAAGGCGCCGTGCTCCGTGCTCGGCACGGACAGCAGCTCCTTGGCCCAGTCCAGCAGCTGCGCGCGGCCGGGCTCGGTCAGGGTGAACACCGTGTGCGTGGGCCGGTTGGCCGTGCGGCCGGTGGCCACCGCTGCCACGTGTCCGTCCTTGGTGAGCTGGCCGAAGAGCAGGTACACCGTGCCTCGGCTGATCTTGATGCTGCGGTCGAGGCCCTGTTCGCGCAGCGTGCGCTGCACGGCGTAGGGGTGTGTCGGGCCCTCCCACAGGACGGCCAGCACCGCCGCGGCCAGGGTGTTGCTGTGCCTGCGTGCCATCACCGCCTGCCCTTTCGTCAGTGGGTCTCGCTCGAACACCGCTAACGCTAGTATACTTTCGACTAGTCGAACATCAGGGATATACCCTGAGGTCGATCAGGGGTCGGCGAGGAGGCGGTCCGCTGGTGCCGGTCGCGTCCGGTTCTCCATCGATCTCCGATGATCGGCTCCGACGATGGGCACCGATCCGAGCCGGTGGCGGGGGTGTTCGACAGTTGTGTTCGACATCGACGGTGAGGCGGTGATTCGCGCTGTGGACTTCGACTTCGGGCAAGTGAATCGTGACTTCAGCGGCGCGGAGGTGCTCTTCCACGCGGTCGTCGGCGAGACCCTCGGTGTCTCACCGACCGACTACAAGTGCCTCGACCTGCTGATGCGGGCCGACTCGATGGTGACCGCGGGCCGGCTGGCCGACATGTCCGGCCTGACCACCGGCGCGATCACCGGCGTCGTCGACCGACTGGAGCGCGCCGGCTACGTGCGCCGGCTGCGCGACCCCAACGACCGCCGCCGCATCCTGGTCGCGCCCTGCGACGGCGTCGACGCCAAGCTGGCCTGGGTCTTCGAGCCGCTGCGGCAGGCGGTGAACGCGTTGGTGGAGAGCGAGTTCCGCAACGGCGAGCGGGAAGCCATCCGCCGCTACCTGCAACGCATGACCGAGCTGCTGCGCGAGCACACCGGCCGGCTCCAGACCGCCAAGCGCTGATCCCCGCACCCCTCACCCTCCCCGAACTCCATACGGCTCAACCACAAGGCCGCCTCCCCGTCCTTCGACGGGGAGGCGGCCTTGTCAGTGCTCAGGCGGTCGCCGGGTGGTTGGCGACGTCCAGCTGCGAGACGCACCGCATCGTGGCGTCACGGAAGTAGGCGGCGAAGCCCTCGGGCGAGGTGGTGTCCCGCTCGTCGAGCAGATACGGCGCCAGCGCCTCCTCGAGCTTGTGCACGCCCTTCTGCCGAGCCATGTGCCGGCCGACCGCGGCGAAGTCGCCCTCGTAGTGGATCACGCGGACCAGGTTCTCGCCCTTGACGAACACCGCCGTGCCGAGCAGCCGCCCGACCTGCTCGCCCGTGTCGTCGCTGAGCTCCGGCGTGTCCACGCGCTGGAAGTTCGCGAAGATCTGGGCGATCTCGTCCTCGTGCCCTGGCTTGATCCGATAGCTGATTGCCGCGTACGGCATCGTGTTTCTCCCATCGCCGGGTCAGGTGCGCAGCTGGTGTACGGGGAGCCGGTCGTGCGTGCCCGCGTACGGGCTCGGGGTCAGCGGCAGGTTCCGCGCGCTGTCGTCGAGCACGGCCGCCGCGGCCCGGTACAGCGCGTGGGTCCGGTAGACGAACGTGCCGTCGGCCTGCCGGTAGGCGTCGGCCAGCAGGAACTCGACGAGATCCTCCAGGTAGGACTCGGCGGTCGCCTCGTCCATCCCGGTCAGTGCGGCCACCGCGGCGGCGGTGATCGCGCCGGCGTCGGAGTCGAGCAGCACCAGGAACACCCGCCGCGCGCCCGGCGGCAGCAGCCGATGACTGCGCAGCATGCTGTCGGTGATCTCGGTGTCGCCGACCCGCATCCGGTCCACCTGCCGGCCGATCAGCCAGTGTGTCCGCAGGCTCAGCCGCGTCGCGGCCTCGCGCAGAGCCAGCGGCAGTCCGGCACAGAGGGTGAGCAGGCGGCCGGTGCCCTCGGGGTCGGCGGCCAGTCGCTGCGCGCCGAGCACCGTGGTGAGCAGCTGGGTTGCGTCCTCAATGGCCAGTGGCGCCAGGTCCACGGTCATCGAGATGGCCGGGCCGGCGATGCGGCGGCGGCTGGCCACCACGGTCGCGCAGCCGGCGCCGACCGGCAGCAGCGGCAGCACCTGGTCGATGCCGGCCGCGTCGTCCAGCACGATGAGCACCCGTCGGTTGGCCGTCCAGCTGCGTAACAACTGGCTGCGGGCGGCCAGGGTCGGCGGGATCTTCTCCGGGGCCACCCCGATCACGCGCAGCAGCTCGGCCAGCACCTCGGCCGGCGGCTGCGCGGTGCCGTCGTCGTCGGTCAGCCGGTGGTGCAGCTGCCCGTCGGGATAGCTGGCCCGCACCTTGTGGGCCAGGTGCACGGCGAACGCCGACTTGCCGATGCCGGGCGCGCCGGCGACCACGATCACCGGGGCGGTCGTGCGGTCCGCCCTGGTGAGCAGTTCGCCCGCCGCGGCCAGCTCCTGGTCCCGTCCAACCTGGACGGCGACGTCCGGCGGCAGCATGTTCGGCGGGGTGGCGGCGCCGGCGAAGCCGCCGGTGGTCGCGGTGCCCGGCGGCACATCCAGCCGCAAGTCGTTGTCCAGGATGGCTTTCTGTAGCCGGCGCAGCTCGGTCGACGGCTCGAGCCCGAGCTCGTCGTGCAGGGCCGCGCGGGCCCGCTGATAGGTCTGCAGCGCCTCGGAGCGCCGGCCGACCCGGTACAGCGCGAGCATCAGCTTGGCCTGGAAGCCCTCGTGCGTCGGCTGTTCGCTGACCGTGCTGATCAACTCGCTGATCAGGTCGTGGTGCCGGCCGAGCTGGAGGTCGATGTCGATTCTCTGTTCCAGCACGCTCTTGCGCATCTCCTCGAGGCGGACCGCCGCCGCCTGGAGGACCGGGCCGGTGTTGACGGCCGTGAGCGCCGGGCCCTTCCACTGCTGAAGGGCCAGCCGGAACGTCCAGGCCGCCGTGGTCAGCTCGCCGGCGGCGAGCTGACCACGGCCCTTCTCGACCAGCTGCTCGAAGCGCAGGGCATCGAGCGCCTCCGGCCGAAGCGTCAACATGTAGCCGCCGAACGTGGTGTGCAGCATGCCGCTGCCGTCCGGGTCGTCCGCGCCGAGATCGTGGCCCGCCTGGTCGTACTGCCGGGTGACCTTGCGTACCTGGTAGACGTAGGTCTGCATGGTGGTGGTGGCGCTGGGCGGCGGGCGCTCGTCCCACAGCTCCTGGATGATCTGGTCGATGCTCACGACCCGGTTCGCCTGGACGGCGAGCAGCGCGAGCACCCTGCGCAGTTTCGGCGCGGAGGGTGTGACGTCCGCGCCGGAGCGGGCAACCTTGAACGGGCCAAGTATGGAGACGTCCACGAATACCGCCTAAGGATCCATTACCCCAGTAATGCTCGTCCGGGCGCCGGGCATACGCCGGAGGAGGTCAAGCAGATGGAACTTTTCCGCGCCCCTTGTCAGCCTTGTCAGTTCGGGTAGGCCGAGACGCACGTTAGCACTGAGTGGCTTGACCGCACACAGGACGTGATCATCAGCAGCGACGGAAGTACGCCGATCCTTACCCCCAAGTCCACAATCGTTTAGGCCGTCATTGGTCGACGGGGCAGGAAGTTCCAGCCTATTGATGAGCCCGTAGGGCTGTGACCTGCTGGTTTGTCGGTTACTGGTTGGTAGCCGGGACTATGTCGGGGTCACTGTGAGCGCGTTGGGTGACCGGAGGTTCGGCCGAACGGCTGATGCGCGTGAATCATCTCCCCGGTCACGGTTCGACCGTTCTCGTGGCGGAATGGCAATGGGCCGTGCGGAAGCACGACGGCTTGTCCACTTTTGCCTGCTTCTGTCAGGGTGGGGGAGGGGGTATCGTTTCATGGGGCTTCTGGGGGCTGGGTAGCTGCATGTTCCGATATGTCCGTTTTGCTGGGTTGTCAAGCATCTGCTGGCGGTGTTCCCACAATTTCACCGACAATTGAAAGGGTCGTCATGACCGCGCTACCCGCGGCCGATCCGGTCGCCCACTTCCTCTTGGCACTGGCAGTGATCGTGGTGGTCTGCCGCCTGTTGGCCGGCGTGGCGAGACGGTTCGGCCAGCCACCCGTCGTCGGTGAGATCCTGGGCGGCATCGTGCTCGGGCCCAGCGTGTTGGCGCCGCTGTGGCCGGCCGGCTCGGCCTGGCTGCTGACACCGACCGTGATCGGCAGCGTCACCGTGGTCGGCCAGTTGGGGCTGGTCACCTTCCTGTTCCTGCTCGGCAGCGAGGCCCGGCTGGAGAATCCGCGGGCCGACGGCCGTGTGGTCGCGGGCATTGCCGCCGGCAGCATGCTGCTGCCGTTCGCCGGCGGCGTCGGAATCGCCGCGCTCGGCCAGCCGCTGA encodes:
- a CDS encoding PadR family transcriptional regulator, which produces MARRHSNTLAAAVLAVLWEGPTHPYAVQRTLREQGLDRSIKISRGTVYLLFGQLTKDGHVAAVATGRTANRPTHTVFTLTEPGRAQLLDWAKELLSVPSTEHGAFPTGLRLLPVLPPAEAATLLRARCAALAAEISTVRAAPSHPLVDEYRRAQLELEQDFVDRLIARIEHQPADSGRRHTRTAAARGRSHQLEES
- a CDS encoding MarR family winged helix-turn-helix transcriptional regulator: MFDIDGEAVIRAVDFDFGQVNRDFSGAEVLFHAVVGETLGVSPTDYKCLDLLMRADSMVTAGRLADMSGLTTGAITGVVDRLERAGYVRRLRDPNDRRRILVAPCDGVDAKLAWVFEPLRQAVNALVESEFRNGEREAIRRYLQRMTELLREHTGRLQTAKR
- a CDS encoding SchA/CurD-like domain-containing protein, whose translation is MPYAAISYRIKPGHEDEIAQIFANFQRVDTPELSDDTGEQVGRLLGTAVFVKGENLVRVIHYEGDFAAVGRHMARQKGVHKLEEALAPYLLDERDTTSPEGFAAYFRDATMRCVSQLDVANHPATA
- a CDS encoding AfsR/SARP family transcriptional regulator, with protein sequence MDVSILGPFKVARSGADVTPSAPKLRRVLALLAVQANRVVSIDQIIQELWDERPPPSATTTMQTYVYQVRKVTRQYDQAGHDLGADDPDGSGMLHTTFGGYMLTLRPEALDALRFEQLVEKGRGQLAAGELTTAAWTFRLALQQWKGPALTAVNTGPVLQAAAVRLEEMRKSVLEQRIDIDLQLGRHHDLISELISTVSEQPTHEGFQAKLMLALYRVGRRSEALQTYQRARAALHDELGLEPSTELRRLQKAILDNDLRLDVPPGTATTGGFAGAATPPNMLPPDVAVQVGRDQELAAAGELLTRADRTTAPVIVVAGAPGIGKSAFAVHLAHKVRASYPDGQLHHRLTDDDGTAQPPAEVLAELLRVIGVAPEKIPPTLAARSQLLRSWTANRRVLIVLDDAAGIDQVLPLLPVGAGCATVVASRRRIAGPAISMTVDLAPLAIEDATQLLTTVLGAQRLAADPEGTGRLLTLCAGLPLALREAATRLSLRTHWLIGRQVDRMRVGDTEITDSMLRSHRLLPPGARRVFLVLLDSDAGAITAAAVAALTGMDEATAESYLEDLVEFLLADAYRQADGTFVYRTHALYRAAAAVLDDSARNLPLTPSPYAGTHDRLPVHQLRT